From Kingella potus, a single genomic window includes:
- a CDS encoding SMI1/KNR4 family protein: MSGLLHPLLAAANPRFTESSEAGGGEILLAHRAAEPASAEQLARLEQQLGGASPELLAFYRAHNGARLYARRSDPLTGLVFVPIAEMAELKSDLEQWFASADELDEDGRGEYQTCEGQPAVIGTPDWWADAIVFAYFGYTPESLIMPATGKYRGQIFIYEHDGGDDISRIASSFTALMQQITQAPSLSSDATTEWITSTLPNITPHKAV, translated from the coding sequence ATGTCCGGTCTGCTCCATCCGCTCCTTGCCGCCGCCAATCCCCGCTTTACCGAATCATCCGAAGCAGGCGGCGGCGAAATCCTCCTTGCCCACCGCGCCGCCGAGCCTGCATCCGCCGAACAACTCGCCCGACTGGAACAGCAACTTGGCGGCGCAAGCCCCGAGCTGCTTGCTTTCTACCGCGCCCACAACGGCGCACGGCTCTACGCCCGCCGCAGCGACCCGCTCACAGGGCTGGTATTCGTTCCCATTGCCGAAATGGCAGAGCTGAAAAGCGACCTGGAACAATGGTTTGCCTCCGCCGACGAACTGGACGAAGACGGGCGCGGCGAATACCAAACCTGCGAAGGACAGCCTGCTGTCATCGGCACGCCCGATTGGTGGGCAGATGCCATCGTATTCGCCTATTTCGGCTACACCCCCGAAAGTCTCATCATGCCCGCCACAGGCAAATATCGCGGACAAATCTTTATCTACGAACACGACGGCGGCGACGATATTTCCCGTATTGCCTCAAGTTTTACCGCCCTGATGCAGCAAATCACCCAAGCCCCGTCCCTTTCTTCCGACGCTACTACGGAGTGGATTACTTCGACATTACCCAATATCACGCCGCATAAGGCCGTCTGA
- a CDS encoding THUMP domain-containing class I SAM-dependent RNA methyltransferase has product MTEHSLFITCPRGLEAVLHTELAAQGCTNLHTADGGVSCTGGLEQIYRANLHSRTASRVLLRLAQGAYRSDNDIYRLARSIRWHEWFSDGHTVKVQTEGRRAAVKSLDFVSLKTKDALCDAFRERSGRRPSVDKQRPDVRIRVFLDDKTAQIFLDTSGEALFKRGYRQDAGEAPLRENLAAGLLLLAGYDGTQPFQDPFCGSGTLAIEAAWIAAARAPGLMRRFGFEKLANYDSALWARLKAQARAQSKDRPSENIAASDSSRIMIRTAQANIAAAQADNFIDTAVCDVLDALPNGANGIMVSNPPYGVRLSEVQELHALYPQLGSRLKQHYAGWRIGMFTGDRDMPKLMRLSPHRKIPLYNGKLDCRLFLLDMVAGSNR; this is encoded by the coding sequence ATGACCGAACATTCCCTTTTCATTACCTGCCCGCGCGGCCTCGAAGCCGTCCTGCACACCGAACTTGCCGCCCAAGGCTGCACCAATCTGCACACCGCCGACGGCGGCGTGTCCTGCACCGGCGGCCTCGAACAAATCTACCGCGCCAACCTCCATTCCCGCACCGCCTCCCGCGTCCTCCTGCGCTTGGCGCAGGGCGCATACCGCAGCGACAACGACATCTACCGCCTCGCCCGCAGCATCCGCTGGCACGAATGGTTTTCAGACGGCCACACCGTCAAAGTGCAGACCGAAGGCCGCCGCGCCGCCGTCAAAAGCCTCGACTTCGTCAGCCTGAAAACCAAAGACGCGCTCTGCGACGCCTTCCGCGAGCGCAGCGGCCGCCGCCCCTCTGTGGACAAACAGCGTCCCGATGTCCGCATCCGCGTCTTCCTCGACGACAAAACCGCGCAAATCTTCCTCGACACCAGCGGCGAAGCCCTGTTCAAACGCGGCTACCGCCAAGATGCCGGCGAAGCCCCCCTGCGCGAAAACCTTGCCGCCGGCCTGCTGCTGCTGGCGGGCTACGACGGCACACAGCCCTTCCAAGACCCCTTCTGCGGCAGCGGCACCCTCGCCATCGAAGCCGCCTGGATTGCCGCCGCCCGTGCGCCCGGCCTGATGCGCCGCTTCGGCTTCGAGAAGCTGGCAAACTACGATTCCGCCCTGTGGGCGCGCCTCAAAGCCCAAGCCCGCGCCCAAAGCAAAGACAGGCCGTCTGAAAACATTGCCGCCAGCGACAGCAGCCGCATCATGATACGCACCGCCCAAGCCAACATCGCCGCCGCCCAGGCCGACAACTTTATCGACACCGCCGTCTGCGACGTATTGGACGCGCTGCCCAACGGCGCAAACGGCATCATGGTGTCCAACCCGCCATACGGCGTGCGCCTGTCGGAAGTGCAGGAGCTGCACGCCCTCTACCCGCAGCTCGGCAGCCGCCTCAAACAGCACTACGCGGGCTGGCGCATCGGCATGTTTACGGGCGACCGCGACATGCCCAAACTCATGCGCCTGTCCCCGCACCGCAAAATCCCCCTCTACAACGGCAAGCTCGACTGCCGCCTCTTCCTGCTCGACATGGTGGCCGGCAGCAACCGCTGA